Proteins found in one Roseofilum capinflatum BLCC-M114 genomic segment:
- a CDS encoding PEP-CTERM sorting domain-containing protein (PEP-CTERM proteins occur, often in large numbers, in the proteomes of bacteria that also encode an exosortase, a predicted intramembrane cysteine proteinase. The presence of a PEP-CTERM domain at a protein's C-terminus predicts cleavage within the sorting domain, followed by covalent anchoring to some some component of the (usually Gram-negative) cell surface. Many PEP-CTERM proteins exhibit an unusual sequence composition that includes large numbers of potential glycosylation sites. Expression of one such protein has been shown restore the ability of a bacterium to form floc, a type of biofilm.) — protein MKFAISTLISSTLLATSLVGFSAVDAQARPNQNTEPAEPLLCSASTITLAGISYSACEGQFSGNDTGNKGTLEGDLNNGTVFGSYGFSSDWSLDGKSDGGGGTYGFIADNGSTDATWSLTKNLDQLFGNDLTATFAVSFKASTGYSVYLFEDFSITQAQLDSGKLEGTFTTDGVSVNNKGKAQGLSHGSFWAYSGEEDTYEPPNEIPEPSAAAALGLLAAGMLGMKKKGRK, from the coding sequence ATGAAATTTGCTATCTCTACCCTAATTAGTTCTACTCTTCTCGCTACCAGTCTCGTGGGCTTCTCTGCTGTTGATGCTCAAGCTAGACCCAACCAGAACACAGAACCAGCAGAACCTTTACTCTGTAGTGCCTCGACCATTACCCTGGCTGGCATCAGCTACAGTGCTTGTGAAGGTCAATTTTCAGGTAATGATACTGGAAATAAAGGGACTCTAGAGGGTGACCTCAACAATGGAACAGTATTTGGTTCCTACGGCTTCAGCAGCGACTGGTCACTCGATGGTAAGTCCGATGGTGGTGGTGGAACCTATGGATTTATCGCAGATAACGGTTCTACTGATGCTACATGGTCTTTAACCAAGAATCTAGACCAACTCTTTGGAAACGATTTAACGGCAACATTCGCGGTTAGCTTCAAAGCTTCTACAGGATACAGTGTTTACTTGTTTGAAGATTTCTCGATTACTCAAGCCCAACTCGACTCTGGTAAGCTTGAGGGTACATTCACCACTGATGGTGTTTCTGTGAATAACAAAGGTAAGGCTCAAGGTTTATCTCACGGTAGCTTCTGGGCTTACAGTGGCGAAGAAGACACCTACGAACCTCCCAATGAAATCCCTGAACCCAGTGCGGCTGCTGCTTTAGGTCTGCTGGCTGCTGGCATGTTGGGCATGAAGAAGAAAGGTCGTAAGTAA
- a CDS encoding rhodanese-like domain-containing protein has protein sequence MMKGKRWILVLSALYLSAAIAGCALPGNSQEAIAEISVAQVQQLVAEAPGTFAEQALLIDVRTPQEYAQDRIGESPLIPMAEIRSGEGVEKIRQLAGDRLVILYCFSGFRSGTAQQILEQAGIEAVSLEGGIQAWRKNQLKIKN, from the coding sequence ATGATGAAAGGGAAGCGCTGGATTTTAGTTCTATCTGCTTTGTATTTAAGTGCGGCGATCGCCGGTTGCGCCCTTCCTGGGAATAGCCAAGAGGCGATCGCCGAAATTAGTGTCGCTCAGGTGCAGCAACTGGTGGCTGAAGCACCGGGAACCTTCGCCGAGCAAGCCCTATTGATTGATGTTCGCACGCCTCAAGAATACGCCCAAGATCGCATTGGCGAGAGTCCTTTAATTCCCATGGCAGAGATTCGATCGGGAGAAGGCGTTGAGAAAATTCGTCAATTAGCGGGCGATCGCCTGGTCATCCTCTATTGCTTCTCCGGGTTTCGCTCCGGTACAGCCCAACAAATCCTCGAACAAGCCGGTATTGAAGCCGTGAGTTTAGAAGGAGGCATTCAAGCCTGGCGGAAAAATCAATTAAAAATTAAAAATTAA
- a CDS encoding ComF family protein, which yields MGFWSEITDSLLNLFLRSNCPLCDRPTDGDILCSSCGRSLHQLQFCPSRRRLYTCPSSPIPVWVWGKYQGQLKRAIASLKYDNHPEIARPLGQWLGEAWSATNVSKQVSPLVIPIPLHQDKLKQRGFNQAERLAASFCQVTGFPLSANGLIRSRQTEAQFGKSAHQRRVNLKDAFTVNTAQISRYPSSSVLLLDDIYTTGATIQSATQALRHQGISVYGVVAIATTSVTQPPV from the coding sequence ATGGGATTTTGGTCTGAAATCACCGATAGTCTTCTCAATCTATTTTTGCGCTCCAATTGTCCCCTGTGCGATCGCCCCACGGATGGGGATATATTGTGTTCCTCCTGCGGCCGATCCTTGCATCAACTGCAATTTTGCCCCTCCCGTCGCCGTCTCTATACTTGCCCCTCCTCTCCGATTCCCGTTTGGGTTTGGGGAAAATATCAAGGACAGCTCAAACGGGCGATCGCCAGCTTAAAATATGACAACCATCCGGAAATTGCCCGCCCCTTGGGGCAATGGTTGGGGGAAGCCTGGAGCGCTACAAACGTTTCTAAGCAGGTTTCTCCCCTCGTCATCCCCATTCCCCTACATCAAGACAAACTCAAACAACGGGGATTTAACCAAGCCGAGCGCCTAGCCGCCAGTTTTTGCCAAGTTACAGGCTTTCCTTTATCTGCAAACGGTCTGATTCGGTCACGTCAAACCGAAGCTCAATTTGGTAAAAGTGCCCATCAACGTCGTGTTAATCTTAAAGATGCCTTTACCGTAAACACAGCTCAGATTTCCCGGTATCCATCTTCCTCTGTGCTATTGTTGGACGATATCTATACCACAGGGGCAACGATTCAATCCGCGACCCAAGCTTTGCGTCATCAGGGGATATCCGTTTATGGTGTAGTGGCGATCGCCACCACATCCGTCACCCAACCTCCCGTGTAA
- a CDS encoding response regulator has translation MSAAPEHPTPLRVLIVEDDPMMQLGLEQTLTEVPHLEIIGQAEDGYLGVQAAQNLQPDLVVMDIGLPRLDGIAATQQIKAQLPQTRVVMLTSHTTENEIIAALSSGADAYCIKGANVDRLLAAISAAQEGATYLDPQIARQVISHLKPPTPQGNIANLSERESEVLKLMVEGYSNPQIAEQLYLSPNTVKTHVRGIMNKLAVDDRVQVAVKALREGLV, from the coding sequence ATGTCTGCTGCCCCAGAACACCCGACCCCCTTAAGGGTTCTCATTGTTGAAGACGACCCCATGATGCAACTCGGCTTAGAACAAACCCTCACCGAAGTTCCCCACTTGGAAATTATCGGTCAAGCCGAAGACGGTTATCTAGGGGTGCAAGCCGCCCAAAACTTGCAACCCGATCTCGTGGTCATGGATATTGGTTTGCCTCGCTTAGATGGCATTGCCGCCACCCAACAAATTAAAGCCCAACTCCCCCAGACCAGGGTGGTAATGCTCACCTCCCATACCACCGAAAATGAAATTATTGCCGCCCTCTCTAGCGGGGCAGATGCCTATTGTATTAAAGGAGCCAATGTAGACCGACTCTTGGCCGCCATTTCTGCTGCACAGGAAGGCGCGACCTATCTTGACCCACAAATTGCCCGCCAAGTGATTAGTCATCTCAAACCCCCCACTCCCCAAGGCAATATTGCCAATTTATCAGAGCGGGAGTCGGAGGTACTCAAGTTAATGGTGGAAGGATACAGCAATCCGCAAATTGCCGAGCAACTTTACCTCAGTCCCAATACCGTTAAAACCCATGTACGGGGCATTATGAACAAATTAGCCGTTGATGACCGGGTACAAGTGGCGGTTAAAGCATTGCGAGAGGGGTTGGTGTAG